The Triticum aestivum cultivar Chinese Spring chromosome 7B, IWGSC CS RefSeq v2.1, whole genome shotgun sequence genome window below encodes:
- the LOC123163148 gene encoding disease resistance protein Pik-2-like, with amino-acid sequence MSNETRYLIVIDDVWTIAAWDAIRSTLPDGKPGSRIIVTTRIKTVAKECSDVSATEHYIHHMKPLTDEDSNELFRSRAFGSSMDKASHTKEMENISHNEELEDIMKRILKKCAGLPLAIVSIASLLASYKYPERKDMWETVWKSIGSQMESNPTLEGMRQILTLSYNHLPYHLKGCMMYLSIFPEDFEIPRDRLLYKWIAEGLVEEKRGLTLLEIAEGYFDDLSSRSMIDSVLSLGYNGKWTSCRVHDMLLEVMVSKSLEANFISLSGGQYEGMSYDRIRRLSVHAGANNDSTSMNGGASGRRGKRNSMERLEVQQVRSLSIFDFQEKKLLDRLGQFTLLRVLDLEDCKGLENKHVKDICGMYLLRFLSMKGTDISLLPEKVGELEHLQVLDVAGTLLLKLPETMTRLEKLEYLRFRHRAQWYTMWTPPVGIRKMKALQNIDCVVIKDVRVAQDLGELGDLRDVTIFVEESSGSTQAILDALVKSISKLYSLRSLGIGRFNKRSINFLNAMPSPPKLLQYLYLDGAMDEFPHWVPSLHNLVDVNIIGSWLRMDQVYGVLCKLPILQRINMLDNAYVDKELVARTTHNFPALRDLSANCRHTEVVKFEHGSMDMLEELYLHLDDYGRRIVGIQHLRKLKRVTIACNKHKKSAVDDVLDNLKWDNKRRLESNQLQFTVGVQYN; translated from the coding sequence ATGTCCAATGAAACCAGGTACCTCATAGTCATCGATGATGTATGGACAATAGCAGCATGGGATGCAATCAGGTCTACGTTGCCAGATGGCAAGCCTGGCAGCAGAATCATTGTGACCACTCGGATAAAGACTGTGGCCAAAGAATGCAGTGATGTTAGTGCTACCGAACACTACATCCATCATATGAAGCCACTTACAGATGAAGACTCCAATGAGTTGTTTCGTAGTAGAGCATTTGGCTCCTCAATGGATAAGGCCTCCCATACCAAGGAGATGGAAAATATAAGTCACAATGAAGAGCTAGAAGATATAATGAAGAGAATTCTAAAGAAGTGTGCTGGGTTGCCATTGGCCATTGTTAGCATCGCCAGCCTCTTGGCGAGCTACAAATATCCGGAGAGGAAAGATATGTGGGAAACTGTATGGAAATCAATTGGTTCACAAATGGAGAGCAACCCTACCCTTGAAGGGATGAGGCAGATACTCACACTCAGCTACAACCACCTACCTTATCACCTCAAGGGTTGCATGATGTATCTTAGTATTTTTCCAGAGGATTTTGAGATCCCTAGGGATCGGCTCTTATACAAATGGATTGCAGAAGGATTGGTCGAGGAGAAGCGGGGTTTGACTTTGTTGGAGATTGCAGAAGGTTATTTCGATGACCTGTCGAGTAGGAGCATGATTGATTCAGTCTTGTCCCTCGGCTACAATGGAAAGTGGACATCATGTCGGGTGCATGACAtgctgcttgaggtcatggtatcCAAATCCTTGGAGGCAAACTTTATTAGCCTATCGGGTGGTCAATATGAAGGGATGTCATACGACAGGATTCGTCGCCTCTCGGTACATGCAGGAGCCAACAATGACTCAACATCCATGAACGGGGGGGCATCAGGAAGGCGTGGTAAGAGAAATAGCATGGAGAGGTTAGAAGTGCAGCAGGTTCGTTCACTAAGCATTTTTGATTTCCAAGAGAAGAAGCTACTTGATCGGCTAGGCCAGTTCACCCTACTGAGGGTACTTGATCTGGAGGACTGCAAGGGCCTGGAAAACAAACATGTGAAGGATATCTGCGGGATGTACCTCCTAAGGTTCTTGAGTATGAAGGGTACCGATATCAGTCTGCTGCCTGAGAAAGTGGGTGAGCTAGAGCATTTGCAAGTGCTTGACGTGGCCGGCACACTGCTTCTCAAGCTACCAGAAACCATGACAAGGCTAGAGAAACTCGAGTATCTGAGATTCCGCCATAGGGCACAGTGGTACACTATGTGGACTCCTCCTGTTGGGATCCGTAAAATGAAAGCACTGCAGAATATTGATTGTGTAGTTATAAAGGATGTTCGAGTTGCACAAGACCTGGGTGAACTAGGAGACTTGCGTGATGTAACTATCTTTGTTGAAGAATCTAGTGGAAGTACTCAGGCTATTCTTGATGCACTTGTCAAGTCCATCAGCAAGCTGTACTCCCTTCGAAGCCTCGGGATTGGCCGCTTTAACAAGAGGTCGATCAACTTTCTCAATGCCATGCCGTCGCCACCGAAGCTCCTCCAATATCTTTACCTGGATGGTGCCATGGATGAGTTTCCCCACTGGGTCCCATCACTGCACAATCTCGTTGACGTTAACATTATTGGCTCATGGCTTAGAATGGACCAAGTATATGGCGTCCTGTGCAAGCTGCCCATCCTGCAGAGAATCAACATGTTGGATAATGCCTACGTTGACAAAGAGCTGGTTGCACGTACTACCCATAACTTTCCGGCGTTGAGGGACCTCTCAGCTAACTGCCGGCATACCGAAGTGGTCAAATTTGAGCATGGGTCCATGGATATGCTCGAGGagctttatttgcatttggacgaTTATGGGAGGAGAATTGTTGGCATCCAGCACTTGAGGAAGCTGAAAAGGGTGACGATCGCTTGCAATAAACACAAAAAATCTGCAGTGGATGATGTACTGGATAACCTAAAGTGGGATAACAAAAGGCGCCTCGAGTCCAATCAGTTGCAGTTCACGGTCGGAGTGCAATACAATTGA